In Porites lutea chromosome 8, jaPorLute2.1, whole genome shotgun sequence, the genomic stretch ccgcgggggggggggggggggggacaactccccatatgaaaggggtagggATGCTCTTCGGACATTttaaattaaacccctaaaggagaccgatctgggcttGGCCCAAGCTTtattgacccctaaaagagaccatgttaaaacacagacaatataaatttttttatattaaatttttttcatgtgcaaccctaaacgagaccttcacggctaaatatgatggcgttttgaccagaacaccctaagtgagaccaaaatcggaaatttacacccctgagcgagacgacgagcatccccacccctttcatatgcagagtctCTCCCCCGGGCAGTGCAACACCAACACCACATTGGCTTAGTTATTGTTTGTCATGGGGTCAATACAATAAAACTTTCACGAGTGAAAATATCTACCCGTGAAGTTATTATTTTGGGCTCTGAAAACAGTAGCCCGTTGACActtgtgtatttttttacacttttaatGAATTTATCACCGGTTGTATTCCGCAAGTAATAGGAACACAACAACTGGGATGCCACTTACTGTAGCCAACCCATCACAACATTTAATGCTTAAGTATAAACCCATTCCCTttgaaatcttgttccactactcATCTACACTTCTTTCTATCTAATCCTATGACCCTACAAGCTTTCCCAAAACACTTCCCATCAATTGGAGGAGAGGAAGCGAGAAATAAACGTCAAGattgctgtgtcacttttaaacctaAAAACTAgcttgaaattttgctttctaaGCATGATCAAATGATGGAAGCTGATACTTTGCATCTGGAACAGAAGGCTCTGTGAAGTGCTCAACTCACAAACAGCATTTTGGCCTATTGTAGCCAGGCAGTAACCAGAAAACAGCTTGATTAGCttccaaaaacaattttctgcaaaatttccaggagtgAATGGGTTAAAAATAATGACTGAGCATGCAACATATTTTGAGAAGGCTGATCACTGCACCTTTCCATTGTTTGAGAAACAGCAGATCATTATTGTGGCCACTGAAATGGAAAAGGTTATTAAATGTATTAATGACTTCCTGTTCCACCTCAGTAGCTTAGTCTTCCATTAAACTTATGTTGAGAAAGTCAACTTTTATTTGGAGGAAAGGGGGAGGGTGGATGATGAAATGTGTTTTACAAAGATAGTCTGGATCATAATAATAAAGGTTAAAACCACAAGCACCCACCTTCAAGTTTCTTGTAGACGTTTTTATTTTGgtctttgatttctttcaacttttgtttttaatttttttggaggGACCGTCCCCTTGCTTCCTTTCATCGCATAGTGATATAATTTTACTCCCCCCCAATTTTAAATTGtcataataatttaaatttttcgacatattttatttgtaactgaAATACAGATTTACATGGCATTTTGTCGAACCGTAAAAAACTTTCCCTAGTTTTTCCTTACCACTTCAAAATACTCTTGCACCCTCCGCCAATACTTCCTAAATCTTGACCGGCCCTTTTGTTCTTTAGAACATGATCCTGAGAAAAATGCCTTTGCTGATGTTTGAAACTACAAAAATGCCTTTTCCAGCTGCACTGTAGCCGTGATTTCGCTGAGATAACAACCTGAGCAATCACAACGATTCAGTGTCACCAAGGTGCATTTAATATTTAGCGCCTCAAAAAACTCAATGTACATCATTTGAACTTtactacttaaaaaaaaaaatcagcagaTCACCACTTCTATAGGTGAGATTACAAAGTTCTAGATTTCAATTTTCGTGAAAACCAGTTGCAAATCGAATCATAGAGACAAAAATTGCGAAGCAACGCGGTAAGTGACGTAAATATACTTGTAGTTCTTCCAACTTCGCCTTGAACAAGCTTTTCGTTGTCGTTCTTAGTCAAGAAACAATAGTCCACTTTTAAAGACctctaaaaaattttcatagaaacgaaaaaaaaatatttatatgaTATATTTCACACAAACTATTTACCTCCAACATTTCTCCTTCTTGACCTAGTTAAAGAGTAAACGAGCACCTTAATTAAGAAACGCAAAAAAACCTTCTTCGAAACAACAAGCTTCAAAATAGGCTCCGAAGCTGGTCACCAAAATCACTGCTTTAGAGAACCTGTTTAAGTCCGATCTTTTCGCTAGCGTCTCCAAGACATGCTGACAGATTCCATGTTGAAAAATTCTCGACAAAAGAGGCGAGAGCTCTAATACGCATGTCTGGCGGTTTTTGCGCTCCGTCCATTCTTGTCCCCAGaatccccagagccactcggcttaatttgtatcctaaccacgtgaccaagaaacgacgggctctggtgACGAGAATGCGCTCCGTCCGACAAAAGGTGCTTCGTAAGGACATTTTGCAAGTTGCTTTTGATAGTTTCTGTTTGTGTTTCTTAGAAAGCCTTTACCTTTCGTTTTTTTCCTGCTCAGGATCTTTCACCGAATCGTCGTTACTCGGTAGgatatattattttcatttgtagGGACCTTTCAGgttgttgctgttattttaGCTGGTTCGTCCTAGCGAGCAAAACGAGCAGATTTCTCTGAAAGCGTCGTCACCTTCCTGTCGACTTTTGGATAGGCTTCATCTAGAATCCCTGTTCAGCGAGGATGCCAAATCTATGGGAAGTAGATGAGATTTCTCAGGTAAGTTACGAGGCTGCGAAATTCAGAATAGCGGTTTGCAGTATTCGGCGTCATGGTTATGGTTTAATCGTGAATGTTGAGGAATAGTAtaaagaaatgatatttttccggACACCATTCCATACGAATACCCCctacttttctccttttgtgtAACAGACGTCTTAACTTCGTCACTGGAAGTCTGCTAGCTACAATCATCCTCAAAAGTGTTGGTAAGGTTGCcctttttacctcttcttttccctgggggggggggggggaactccgcaaatgacccctaaaagagaccatgttaaaggAGCCGTGTCACATGCATTGCGCATGCTCGATTCTTTGAAAAGTGTTCAGCCCAACAAGAAATCAAACTGACGCGAATCCTCACAAATCAAGTGAAAATCTGTTTCCATCGTCGCTAATCGGTGTTCGTTTTGTATTTTATCtatatatttaaattatttagacATAAGGCTTTCGTGTTACAGTAATTTTTTGGAGAATTGTGGAAATCCTAAGCGCTATTTAGCGCTCCAAGCGAAGGATATCGGCTCGAGGCGGTAAACGCTACGGCAGTGGCCGTAGGCTCTTGTCACCAGGAAGCTTTGTTAAGAGCAGAGAGAAGAGATCTGACTCTCGGAGTTCGTGGCTCAAGTCCCATGGAAGGATTTACGTCCGCCGTGACATTCTGGACACATTTAAAAAGCTGAAAGCCCAGTGTGTCTTCTCCACCGACACTGCTTTCTTGCAGCATTTGTTGTCGTTTGAGATGCGAAGGCAACAAAGGTGAGAAAATAAGACTTCTACATTAATATTGCTTTTTAGTCGAAGCTGCAACGTCGAATCTAACTACctgttaaatattactttatttTAACAGTTTAAAAGCCAAGCAAGCCATGAAGAAGAGTACGGAAGAGTCAAGTGCAGTACAACAACCCCTAGCAGGTAACTAGATGCACGAGATCGATCTGGAATCCCTGTTCAGggacttcttttttatctgaGCAGTGCATGTGGCCGGAACATTTAATGGACACAGTCCATCGGGATTAATTCTgttttcattgaaataaaagttataatATGTTGTATATTGTTTTGCAGATGATTCTAATTTGCACACCTCGACCCCTGTGAAAAGAGTCAAGTATGACGGTTCTGTCATTGCTCCACCAGTGGAAAGTCCAGTTGCTGGAATGGCTTGTGACAATAGGTAGGTGGTCATTTCGGTATTGATTTTCTGTTTCCATAATTATTTCACATATCTGTCTCGGACATAACGGTGAAGGAGCAATTTGAAGTTCTTCCTGTGataaaaattttagatgcatcAGGTTTTCATTGAGTGAATGTCTGAACGTTCAATAAATCATGATGGATGAGGAAGGTTGAAGTATGCCGGGAGATTACGTTAATAGTTTTGTATTAAAACCATAGAGCACCCAGCCTTGAAATATGTTTTAGGTTGTGCTTTTCTTGTCAACTTTTTTCTCATCAATTGAACCAAACCATCAATGGGTTAGCTGTGTTGTCATTTCCATATTCTTGCCAAAATTTCTGCTGTTATTTACAACTCATGCTTTTTGCCTGTGGGTTTTCAATGCTTCCTATTTATCAGTGAACTCAAGTAGTTTACTTTGTATTTTCTAAACATACTAAACTATTTTCCTTGTATTCTAGCTGATGCCTTTAGACAGATATTCCACTCACTTGATGTCTGGCATAAGTCAAAAGGAATCCGGAAGTGTCTTTCAAATGTGAGTTAGAGTtgatattatattaattttacagTGGCCACAAAGAACAAATTTAGTGTAATTCTTTCTAATATGTGACTCTGTCCCATGTATTGGTAAGACTCTTTCCtataaatagaacataaacaTACATTGTGTTGTCACTTGTAAATATGCCCATGTAGTATACTTCAATGTTGTATATTTCCAGGATAATCAAATCATATCTTTAACCAGTGGGCCAGGAATGGACTAAGAAATGTTGTTAACATAATCTGTAGAGAATTAAATGCTCAAAGTTTGACGATGATTGGACTGTCAATgtaggtttatttttttgagtCGTTGCATTTATCTCTTccagagaaaaaaatttaaggcTTGTTATTGATCTTCTGTAGGTGGGAAGTACAAAGGGGATGGAAAAAGTGGCCCTTTGGTCTGACCACATTGTTAGACACTTTTGGCACTGTTGCAGTCTGGCATCTGAAGTGGAAGGCAATGAGCTAGAAGCTCTGAAGATATTGAAGGTAATTCCAAtttatcatcttttttaaagtaattaatAACAGGACTGTCAGTAAGAGGTGATGGGTCTATGTGGCCCCCAGCTACactcaaaggaaaatagaagaaaaatggaaCCAAACGAAACCCCCCGTTGTTTGATTCTCTGCCTACTTATTTTAtgtacccagcaacttgaaatcttagtgacaggtctgaattttt encodes the following:
- the LOC140946428 gene encoding uncharacterized protein isoform X3 — encoded protein: MTVLSLLHQWKVQLLEWLVTIADAFRQIFHSLDVWHKSKGIRKCLSNVGSTKGMEKVALWSDHIVRHFWHCCSLASEVEGNELEALKILKDTWISLLHPCAMPMCAINMSGLMAIVTTSQSLRKTTSFHGLTGDPKSLRHCKKLSWILTFLKVSSTTPDSGIQAH
- the LOC140946428 gene encoding uncharacterized protein isoform X2, with amino-acid sequence MTVLSLLHQWKVQLLEWLVTIADAFRQIFHSLDVWHKSKGIRKCLSNVGSTKGMEKVALWSDHIVRHFWHCCSLASEVEGNELEALKILKDTWISLLHPCAMPMCAINMSGLMAIVTTSQSLRKTTSFHGLTGDPKSLRHCKKLSWILTFLKVSSTTPDSGRKSTKQENN